A stretch of Gambusia affinis linkage group LG10, SWU_Gaff_1.0, whole genome shotgun sequence DNA encodes these proteins:
- the LOC122838712 gene encoding ankyrin repeat domain-containing protein 13C isoform X1, translated as MKRRESEAKKPKESEMETEEEVDILMSSDVYSATLSTKSITFSRAQTGWLFREDKTERVGNFLADFYSVNGLVLESRKRREHLSEEDILRNKAIMESLSKGGNLIEQNFEPMRRQSLTPPLPNTISWEEYITADNGRAPHLGRELVCKESKKNFKATIAMSQDFPLGIESLLNVLEVIAPFKHFNKLREFVQMKLPPGFPVKLDIPVFPTITATVTFQEFRYDEFDESIFTIPTDYKEDPSRFPDL; from the exons ATGAAGCGGAGGGAATCAGAGGCTAAGAAACCAAAG GAGTCGGAGATGGAGACAGAAGAGGAGGTGGACATTTTGATGAGCAGTGACGTTTACTCTGCCACACTTTCCACCAAGTCCATCACTTTCTCGAGGGCGCAGACTGGATGGCTTTTCAGAGAGGATAAGACG GAGCGCGTGGGAAACTTCTTGGCAGATTTCTATTCCGTGAACGGCCTTGTGCTGGAGTCCAGAAAGAGACGAGAGCATCTGAGTGAGGAGGACATCTTGAGGAATAAAGCTATTATGGAGAGTCTGAGCAAAGGAGGAAACCTCATTGAGCAGAACTTTGAG CCAATGAGAAGGCAGTCTTTAACCCCCCCATTGCCCAACACTATTTCCTGGGAGGAATACATCACTGCAGACAATGGAAG AGCGCCTCATTTAGGAAGGGAGCTGGTCTGTAAAGAGAGCAAGAAAAACTTCAAAGCCACGATAGCCATGAGTCAAGACTTCCCTCTGGGCATTGAATC GTTATTGAATGTCCTGGAGGTGATTGCACCCTTCAAGCACTTTAATAAACTCAGGGAGTTTGTTCAGATGAAGCTCCCCCCTGGCTTTCCTGTCAAACTCG ACATCCCGGTCTTTCCTACTATTACAGCCACGGTCACGTTTCAGGAGTTCCGCTACGACGAGTTCGATGAATCCATTTTTACCATTCCCACTGACTACAAAGAAGACCCAAGCCGCTtccctgacctttaa
- the LOC122838710 gene encoding serine/arginine-rich splicing factor 11-like isoform X2, with the protein MSLLAPANAVAGMMPGGGLLPTPNPLASIGANPFGGLGAPTMDQLAAMGIAGPNMCPQAFSADFLKLMQSIDPKLNPLAAGLNLAPGLKPDSSNKEIEEAMKRVREAQSLISAAIEPGSKKDDKRKHSRSPSRSRRKRSRSRSKHRRSNSRSKRSSHSRSRRRSKSPRRKRTRSRDRSRRSKSRDRRKEEKSKKKSKTPPKSYSSARRTRSISRRHRRSRTASRSPRKRPSTSPSSSRHKKEKKKDKDREKNRDRDRREERNHTRDERERSTSKKKKNRDKERERDRKSDSEKGDVKVTRDYDEEEQGYDSDKAGEEEDERRSESDSVSSPKDQEEVERDERKSSKRSKLNGDDRHQEDMEMSD; encoded by the exons ATGTCGCTTCTGGCTCCAGCCAACGCTGTAGCAGGAATGATGCCAGGAGGAGGTCTTCTTCCAACACCCAACCCTCTGGCCTCG ATAGGAGCAAACCCGTTCGGCGGTCTTGGGGCTCCCACCATGGACCAATTAGCTGCTATGGGAATTGCGGGGCCCAACATGTGTCCCCAA GCTTTTTCTGCGGACTTCCTCAAGCTTATGCAGTCTATTGACCCAAA ACTGAACCCACTGGCAGCCGGATTAAACCTGGCCCCAGGTCTGAAGCCAGATTCCTCCAACAAGGAGATTGAAGAGGCGATGAAGAGAGTCCGAGAGGCCCAGTCTCTGATTTCTGCTGCCATCGAACCTGGAA GTAAGAAAGATGACAAGCGCAAACATTCCCGATCTCCTTCAAGGTCGCGCCGCAAACGCTCGAGGTCTCGGTCAAAACACAg ACGTTCAAACAGCAGATCTAAGCGAAGTTCCCATTCAAGGAGCCGGAGGCGATCCAAGAGtccgaggaggaagaggactcGCTCTCGGGACAGAAGCCGTCGCAGCAAATCCAG ggacaggagaaaagaagaaaagtccAAGAAAAAATCCAAGACGCCTCCTAAAAGCTACAGCAGTGCCAGGAGGACTCGCAGCATCAGTCG GAGGCACAGACGAAGTCGCACTGCTTCCCGGTCCCCAAGGAAACGGCCTTCCACGTCTCCGTCCTCCAGCCG ccacaagaaagaaaagaagaaggacAAGGACCGCGAGAAGAACCGCGATAGGGACAGGAGGGAAGAGCGGAACCACACCAGAGACGAACGAGAACGCTCCACcagcaagaaaaagaagaacagaGACAAGGAACGAGAGCGGGACCGCAAATCCGACAGCGAGAAAGGCGACGTAAAA GTTACACGGGACTACGATGAAGAGGAGCAAGGCTACGACAGCGACAAAGCaggggaggaggaagatgagaggaGGAGCGAATCGGATTCTGTGTCATCTCCCAAAGATCAAGAGGAGGTGGAGCGAGACGAGCGTAAATCTTCCAAAAGGTCTAAACTAAACGGCGATGATCGCCATCAGGAGGACATGGAGATGAGCGACTAA
- the LOC122838712 gene encoding ankyrin repeat domain-containing protein 13C isoform X2 has product METEEEVDILMSSDVYSATLSTKSITFSRAQTGWLFREDKTERVGNFLADFYSVNGLVLESRKRREHLSEEDILRNKAIMESLSKGGNLIEQNFEPMRRQSLTPPLPNTISWEEYITADNGRAPHLGRELVCKESKKNFKATIAMSQDFPLGIESLLNVLEVIAPFKHFNKLREFVQMKLPPGFPVKLDIPVFPTITATVTFQEFRYDEFDESIFTIPTDYKEDPSRFPDL; this is encoded by the exons ATGGAGACAGAAGAGGAGGTGGACATTTTGATGAGCAGTGACGTTTACTCTGCCACACTTTCCACCAAGTCCATCACTTTCTCGAGGGCGCAGACTGGATGGCTTTTCAGAGAGGATAAGACG GAGCGCGTGGGAAACTTCTTGGCAGATTTCTATTCCGTGAACGGCCTTGTGCTGGAGTCCAGAAAGAGACGAGAGCATCTGAGTGAGGAGGACATCTTGAGGAATAAAGCTATTATGGAGAGTCTGAGCAAAGGAGGAAACCTCATTGAGCAGAACTTTGAG CCAATGAGAAGGCAGTCTTTAACCCCCCCATTGCCCAACACTATTTCCTGGGAGGAATACATCACTGCAGACAATGGAAG AGCGCCTCATTTAGGAAGGGAGCTGGTCTGTAAAGAGAGCAAGAAAAACTTCAAAGCCACGATAGCCATGAGTCAAGACTTCCCTCTGGGCATTGAATC GTTATTGAATGTCCTGGAGGTGATTGCACCCTTCAAGCACTTTAATAAACTCAGGGAGTTTGTTCAGATGAAGCTCCCCCCTGGCTTTCCTGTCAAACTCG ACATCCCGGTCTTTCCTACTATTACAGCCACGGTCACGTTTCAGGAGTTCCGCTACGACGAGTTCGATGAATCCATTTTTACCATTCCCACTGACTACAAAGAAGACCCAAGCCGCTtccctgacctttaa
- the LOC122838710 gene encoding serine/arginine-rich splicing factor 11-like isoform X1 has translation MSSSTHVIQVTNVSPSTTSEQMRILFGFLGTIEELKLFPPDDSPLPVTSRVCFVKFNEPESVGVSQHLTNTVFVDRALIVVPFAEGVIPDESKAMSLLAPANAVAGMMPGGGLLPTPNPLASIGANPFGGLGAPTMDQLAAMGIAGPNMCPQAFSADFLKLMQSIDPKLNPLAAGLNLAPGLKPDSSNKEIEEAMKRVREAQSLISAAIEPGSKKDDKRKHSRSPSRSRRKRSRSRSKHRRSNSRSKRSSHSRSRRRSKSPRRKRTRSRDRSRRSKSRDRRKEEKSKKKSKTPPKSYSSARRTRSISRRHRRSRTASRSPRKRPSTSPSSSRHKKEKKKDKDREKNRDRDRREERNHTRDERERSTSKKKKNRDKERERDRKSDSEKGDVKVTRDYDEEEQGYDSDKAGEEEDERRSESDSVSSPKDQEEVERDERKSSKRSKLNGDDRHQEDMEMSD, from the exons ATGAGCTCCAGCACTCACGTCATCCAGGTGACAAATGTCTCCCCGAGCACAACGTCCGAGCAAATGAGGATTCTGTTTGGGTTTCTCGGAACCATAGAGGAGCTCAAGCTGTTTCCACCTGA TGACTCTCCCTTGCCTGTGACTTCCCGtgtctgttttgtaaaattcaATGAGCCTGAGTCTGTCGGAGTGTCCCAGCATCTGACGAACACCGTCTTCGTGGACAGGGCCTTGATCGTGGTTCCTTTTGCTGAAG gagtCATTCCTGATGAATCTAAAGCGATGTCGCTTCTGGCTCCAGCCAACGCTGTAGCAGGAATGATGCCAGGAGGAGGTCTTCTTCCAACACCCAACCCTCTGGCCTCG ATAGGAGCAAACCCGTTCGGCGGTCTTGGGGCTCCCACCATGGACCAATTAGCTGCTATGGGAATTGCGGGGCCCAACATGTGTCCCCAA GCTTTTTCTGCGGACTTCCTCAAGCTTATGCAGTCTATTGACCCAAA ACTGAACCCACTGGCAGCCGGATTAAACCTGGCCCCAGGTCTGAAGCCAGATTCCTCCAACAAGGAGATTGAAGAGGCGATGAAGAGAGTCCGAGAGGCCCAGTCTCTGATTTCTGCTGCCATCGAACCTGGAA GTAAGAAAGATGACAAGCGCAAACATTCCCGATCTCCTTCAAGGTCGCGCCGCAAACGCTCGAGGTCTCGGTCAAAACACAg ACGTTCAAACAGCAGATCTAAGCGAAGTTCCCATTCAAGGAGCCGGAGGCGATCCAAGAGtccgaggaggaagaggactcGCTCTCGGGACAGAAGCCGTCGCAGCAAATCCAG ggacaggagaaaagaagaaaagtccAAGAAAAAATCCAAGACGCCTCCTAAAAGCTACAGCAGTGCCAGGAGGACTCGCAGCATCAGTCG GAGGCACAGACGAAGTCGCACTGCTTCCCGGTCCCCAAGGAAACGGCCTTCCACGTCTCCGTCCTCCAGCCG ccacaagaaagaaaagaagaaggacAAGGACCGCGAGAAGAACCGCGATAGGGACAGGAGGGAAGAGCGGAACCACACCAGAGACGAACGAGAACGCTCCACcagcaagaaaaagaagaacagaGACAAGGAACGAGAGCGGGACCGCAAATCCGACAGCGAGAAAGGCGACGTAAAA GTTACACGGGACTACGATGAAGAGGAGCAAGGCTACGACAGCGACAAAGCaggggaggaggaagatgagaggaGGAGCGAATCGGATTCTGTGTCATCTCCCAAAGATCAAGAGGAGGTGGAGCGAGACGAGCGTAAATCTTCCAAAAGGTCTAAACTAAACGGCGATGATCGCCATCAGGAGGACATGGAGATGAGCGACTAA